The genomic segment ACTATTCTATTGAAGAAACAATAGAGTGCGGCATTGCGCTGCAAGGCACCGAAATTAAATCGGTTCGGGACGGGCGAATTTCATTTCCCGACTCGTTTGCCGAAATTATACGGAATGAGGTGTGGCTGAAGAATTTTCATATTTCGGAATATGTTTACTCTTCGATATTTAACCATGATCCCGACCGTCCTAAAAAACTGCTGCTGCATAAAGATGAAATTAAACGGTTAACCCGAAAAACGGAGGAAAAGGGATACACGCTTATTCCTCTTGAATTTTATTTAAAACGGGGACGCATTAAGGTCATGCTTGGCATCTGTAAAGGTAAAAAGCAGTTTGATAAGCGAGCCGATATAAAGGAGCGGGATATTAAGCGGGATATGCAACGGGAACTGCACCTAAAAAACAGGTGATAACAAGCATGAAACACGGAAGAAAAAAGGCGTCATATATAGCGCTTCTACTGCTTATCAGCCTACCGGCGATGCTTTCGGCAATACCGGGGGTTGCCGTTTATCAGTTACAAGCTCCGGCAATACCTGAGCAAACCGCCCAAACAGTCGATAATCTCGTCTTTTCGTTTATTAAAGAACTTAAAACATATACAATCTTTGACCTACGCAAGGAGCCCGTACCGGCGGATTTCCCCGCGGATACCGCTATCGATTATATTTTCTTCGGTGTATTGGAAGAAGTTCCTGAAGGGCTTAAACTTGAACTTATTTTAAAGGGAAGAAAGGATCAGTTTACCCGTATTATTTCAAAAGTATACGGTAGTATTAACAAAATCCTGCTCGATTCCCGGCTTTTGGTGTTTAACCTCTTTGATTTTTCGGTGCCGTTGGAACAAATTGCAAGCACTGCGCCTCAGAGCGAACCTGCCGCCGAATTCGGATATGTCGAAACCGTTGATTCGCTTGCCGGTTCATGGAAGGGTGAGCCGGGACTTGACCGTGTGATGATTTTGCGCGGCGGCCGCGGTATGGCGGTGTTTTCAAGCGGCGTATCCGTGTCACTTGAGTTAAAAATAGATAACGGATACTTGCTGGTAACGCAGAAAGGAAGTTTGCAGCCGC from the Treponema vincentii F0403 genome contains:
- a CDS encoding TP0183 family DNA metabolism protein → MKHGRKKASYIALLLLISLPAMLSAIPGVAVYQLQAPAIPEQTAQTVDNLVFSFIKELKTYTIFDLRKEPVPADFPADTAIDYIFFGVLEEVPEGLKLELILKGRKDQFTRIISKVYGSINKILLDSRLLVFNLFDFSVPLEQIASTAPQSEPAAEFGYVETVDSLAGSWKGEPGLDRVMILRGGRGMAVFSSGVSVSLELKIDNGYLLVTQKGSLQPRQFLNLPDAIAQQAVQQTNPPQWRFLVSPDKKILSGTKVDAQIQYNETAIISVKYGTATVEWLRD
- the smpB gene encoding SsrA-binding protein SmpB, whose translation is MDGEPIKIIAKNKKAHFDYSIEETIECGIALQGTEIKSVRDGRISFPDSFAEIIRNEVWLKNFHISEYVYSSIFNHDPDRPKKLLLHKDEIKRLTRKTEEKGYTLIPLEFYLKRGRIKVMLGICKGKKQFDKRADIKERDIKRDMQRELHLKNR